The segment ACGGGAGCGGGCCATGACGAACCAGACCGCGGGCGGCAGCCACCGTGCGGCGCCGGTCCACACGGACCCCGACGAGGTGTCCGTCCTGACCGCGCTCTCCGCCGTCTCCGACCCCGTCCGCATGCAGCTCATCCGTGAGCTGGCGGGTTCCCCCGACTGGACGCGCAGCTGCGGCAGTTTCGACGTGCCCGTCGGCAAGGCCGCCAAGAGCCACCACTTCTCGGTGCTGCGCGCCGCCGGTCTGCTGGAGCAGCGCGACGAGGGGCCCAAACGGGTCAACAGGCTGCGGCGCGAGGAGTTCGACGCGCGCTTCCCCGGCCTGCTGGAGCTCGTCCTCCGCGACGACGGCGACGACGCCTGACGGCAGGGCCGGGGTCCGACGCCCCCGCGCCCGCCGTATCGGACGCGTCAGGCGGACCGGCGCCGGTGGATCGGCCGGTCCGAGCCGGTCAACGGCAGGCCCGTGCCGCCCCGGCGGGCCGCGACGATCTCCGCCGTGATCGACAGCGCTGTCTCCTCCGGTGTGCGGCCCCCCAGGTCGAGGCCGATGGGCGACCTCAGCCGCGCCAGTTCGTGCTCCTCCAGGCCGACCTCGCGCAGCCGCCGGTCCCGGTCGGCGTGGGTGCGCTGCGATCCCATCGCGCCGACGAACGCCAGCGGGAGCCGCAGGGCGACCTCCAGCAGCGGGACGTCGAACTTGGCATCGTGGGTGAGCACGCAGACCACGGTGCGCGCGTCGGTCCGGGTGCCCCGCAGATACCGGTGCGGCCAGTCCACGACGACCTCGTCGGCCTCGGGGAAGCGCTCCGCGGTCGTGAAGACGGGCCGGGCGTCACAGACGGTGACGCGGTAGCCGAGGAACTTGCCGGCCCGGACCAGGGCCGCCGCGAAGTCGACGGCGCCGAAGACGATCATCCGGGGCGGCGGCACGCTCGTCTCCACGAGCAGGGTGAGGCCGCCGGGGCAGTGCGACCCGTCCGGCGACAGCTCGACCGTGCCGGTACGGCCCGTGTCGAGCGCGGCCAGGGCCTGTGCCGCGGCGGCGCCGTCCAGGTCCTCGTGCCCGCCGAGACCGCCCTCGCGGGAGCCGTCGGCGTGCACGAGGAGCGCGGCGCCGAGCAGCGCCGCGGGACCCCGGACGACCCGGACCAGGGCGACGGGTTCGTCCCGCGCCGAGGCGTCCAGGGCGTGACGCAGCAGCGCACCGGCGGAGCCGTCCGCCGTGACCGGGGTGACCATGACGTCGAGGACTCCGCCGCACGTCAGTCCCACGGCGAAGGCGTCGTCGTCGCTGTAGCCGAACCGTTCCAGCACGCTGTCGCCGGTCTCCAGCGCCCGGGCGCACAGCTCGTAGACCGACGCCTCCACACAGCCGCCGGACACCGACCCGATGACGGTGCCCTCCCCGTCGACGGCCAGCGCCGCGCCCGGACCGCGGGGCGCGCTGCCGCCGACGGACACGACGGTCGCCACGGCGGCCTCGCGGCCCTCGGCCAGCCAGGCGCACAGCTGCGGCGCGAGGTCAAGCATCGCCACCGCCCGTCAGGACGCGGTCGGGGCGGATGGGCAGGCTGCGGTGACGTACCCCGGTCGCGTGCCACACGGCGTTGGCGACGGCGGCCGCCGCGCCGACGATCCCGATCTCGCCGATGCCCTTGATGCCGACCGGGTCCTCGGGGTCCTCGTCCGCCACCCAGTGCGCCTCGACGTGCGGGACGTCGGCGTGCGTCGCCACGTGGTACCCCGCGAGGTCCGCGCCGACGGGTCCGCCCGAGACCGCGTCGCGCGCGGCCTCCTCGTGCAGGGCCATGGAGATGCCCCAGATCATGCCGCCGGTGAACTGCCCCCTCGCGGTCAGGGGGTTGACGATGCGCCCGGCCGCGAACACGCCGAGCATGCGCCGCACCCGGACCTCGCCCGTGGCCGTGTCGACGGCGACCTCGGCGAACTGCGCCCCGAAGGAGTGCCGTTCCTTCTGGGCGAGGGCCGCGATGGCCGCGGTGGTGTCGGACCGTACGGTGACGCCCCCGGCCGGGATCGCCATGCCCGGCACGAGTCGCTCGCGCAGATCGCCCGCGGCGGCCATGACGGCCCATGACCAGGACCGGGTGCCCATGGACCCGCCCGCGATCATCGCGGGCCCGAACGCGCTGTCCCCGAGCCGTACCCGCACGCGCTCCGGGGGGACCTCCAGGGCGTCCGCCGCGACCAGGGTGAGGGCGGTCCGCGCGCCGGTGCCGATGTCCGCCGCCGCGATCCGCACGGTGAAACTGCCGTCGGGCTCCGCGGTGATCGAGGCGGTGGACGGGGCGGCGCCCGCGCCGAAGGACGCCGCCGCGGTGCCGGTCCCCAGCAGCCAGCGGCCTTCGCGCCGCACCCCGGGCCGTGGATCGCGCCCGGCCCAGCCGAAGCGGCGGGCCCCTTCCTCGAAGCAGGCGCGCAGATTGCGGCCGGCGAACGGGAGGCCGGACACCGGCCCCCGGTCGGGTTCGTTGCGCATCCGCAGGTCGATCGGGTCGACGCCGCACGCGTGGGCGAGTTCGTCGAGCGCCGCCTCCAGCGCGAAAGACCCCGGCGCCTCGCCGGGAGCGCGCATCCAGGTCGGGCTCGGCACGTCGAGCGGCACGACCCGGTTCTCGGTGCGGTGCGCGTCGGCGTCGTACATCACCCGCGCCACGCCGGCGCTCGGCTCGACGAACTCGTACACGGTGGACGTGCGGCTGAGGGAGCGGTGCTCCAGTGCGCGCAGGCGTCCGTCGGCGTCCGCCCCGAGCCTGACCCGCTGGACGGTGGGACTGCGGTGGCCGGCCAGCGTGAACATCTGACGACGGGTCAGGACGACCCGGACGGGACGGCCGAGCATCCTGGACGCCATCACGGCGGCCACCTGGTGGGCGCGCACGCCCTTGCTGCCGAAGCCGCCGCCGACGTGCTCCGAACGCACGCGTACCGAGCCGGGATCGAGCGAGAACAGGTTCGCGAGTTCCCCGACGACCCAGGTGGCCCCCTGGTTGGAGTCCACCACCTCGAGCCGGTCCGACTCCCAGTGCGCGGTGGCCGCGTGGGGCTCCATGGGGTGGTGGTGCTCTTCGGGAGTGGTGTACGTGGCGTCCACGACGACGGCGGACGCGGCGAGTCCGGCCTCCAGGTCGCCCTTCTCCGTCACGGCCGGCATATGGCCGTCGACCGGGTGTGCGTCGGGCCGGTCGGCGGTGAAATCGACGTCGTGCGGGCCCTGTTCGTAGTGGACGAC is part of the Streptomyces asoensis genome and harbors:
- a CDS encoding ArsR/SmtB family transcription factor — translated: MTNQTAGGSHRAAPVHTDPDEVSVLTALSAVSDPVRMQLIRELAGSPDWTRSCGSFDVPVGKAAKSHHFSVLRAAGLLEQRDEGPKRVNRLRREEFDARFPGLLELVLRDDGDDA
- a CDS encoding XdhC family protein — protein: MLDLAPQLCAWLAEGREAAVATVVSVGGSAPRGPGAALAVDGEGTVIGSVSGGCVEASVYELCARALETGDSVLERFGYSDDDAFAVGLTCGGVLDVMVTPVTADGSAGALLRHALDASARDEPVALVRVVRGPAALLGAALLVHADGSREGGLGGHEDLDGAAAAQALAALDTGRTGTVELSPDGSHCPGGLTLLVETSVPPPRMIVFGAVDFAAALVRAGKFLGYRVTVCDARPVFTTAERFPEADEVVVDWPHRYLRGTRTDARTVVCVLTHDAKFDVPLLEVALRLPLAFVGAMGSQRTHADRDRRLREVGLEEHELARLRSPIGLDLGGRTPEETALSITAEIVAARRGGTGLPLTGSDRPIHRRRSA
- a CDS encoding xanthine dehydrogenase family protein molybdopterin-binding subunit; amino-acid sequence: MTTTDARLTRVRAVGTGHVRVEGLAKVTGAARYAGEVPFAQLAHGWLVLSTVARGRVRDLEEAAVLAMPGVLAVLDHRNAPPLKTDYVGLLGTVPDPTCAVFQNDHVPHLGWPVALVVAETSEQAREAAEALVVHYEQGPHDVDFTADRPDAHPVDGHMPAVTEKGDLEAGLAASAVVVDATYTTPEEHHHPMEPHAATAHWESDRLEVVDSNQGATWVVGELANLFSLDPGSVRVRSEHVGGGFGSKGVRAHQVAAVMASRMLGRPVRVVLTRRQMFTLAGHRSPTVQRVRLGADADGRLRALEHRSLSRTSTVYEFVEPSAGVARVMYDADAHRTENRVVPLDVPSPTWMRAPGEAPGSFALEAALDELAHACGVDPIDLRMRNEPDRGPVSGLPFAGRNLRACFEEGARRFGWAGRDPRPGVRREGRWLLGTGTAAASFGAGAAPSTASITAEPDGSFTVRIAAADIGTGARTALTLVAADALEVPPERVRVRLGDSAFGPAMIAGGSMGTRSWSWAVMAAAGDLRERLVPGMAIPAGGVTVRSDTTAAIAALAQKERHSFGAQFAEVAVDTATGEVRVRRMLGVFAAGRIVNPLTARGQFTGGMIWGISMALHEEAARDAVSGGPVGADLAGYHVATHADVPHVEAHWVADEDPEDPVGIKGIGEIGIVGAAAAVANAVWHATGVRHRSLPIRPDRVLTGGGDA